Proteins co-encoded in one Quercus robur chromosome 8, dhQueRobu3.1, whole genome shotgun sequence genomic window:
- the LOC126694351 gene encoding serine/threonine-protein kinase ZRK1-like: MWSWWRDCLFRMSKKSEERKEKERRERAFIENGSKLLEKLIVTCNDKSIPIRSFSAQELQLATNNYKNPLRKLWYKGYLEGRSFFVKPIPDNKIWADFAINDLVMSAQMSSHKNVLKPVGCCLETQSPILVYESAMNGFLMDRIFVSHDTRQQHQPMEWSSRLKVARQIAHAISYLHTAFSRPVIHMAIHMRNILLDEHDVPKLDHFFYSVSIPEGEIDVEVYDGLWNVYFNPPELEGTGKVTEKSDVYYFGELLLELLTGEKSYNITRLETDKYSSLIAYIHTCAQACCINEIVDPAIYSGKGDVSLKQQLQAVLDLALTCTEEDPQRRPTMVDVTKELRRIESI, translated from the exons ATGTGGAGTTGGTGGAGAGATTGTCTGTTTAGAATGAGTAAGAAAAGtgaggaaagaaaggaaaaagaaagaagagaaagagcgTTTATTGAGAATGGAAGCAAGCTATTGGAGAAGCTGATTGTCACTTGCAATGACAAGTCTATTCCCATTCGTAGCTTCTCTGCTCAAGAGCTCCAACTAGCAACCAACAACTATAAAAATCCTCTGAGAAAGCTTTGGTACAAGGGTTATCTTGAAGGAAGAAGTTTTTTTGTTAAGCCAATTCCTGACAATAAAATATGGGCTGATTTTGCCATTAATGATCTAGTAATGTCTGCACAGATGAGCTCTCATAAAAATGTATTAAAGCCTGTAGGGTGTTGTCTCGAGACTCAATCTCCCATTTTAGTGTATGAATCTGCTATGAATGGTTTCCTTATGGATAGAATTTTCGTGTCCCATGATACTCGACAACAACATCAGCCCATGGAGTGGTCCAGCAGGTTAAAGGTTGCAAGGCAGATTGCTCATGCTATTTCGTATCTTCATACCGCTTTCTCTAGGCCCGTCATCCACATGGCTATACATATGCGAAATATCTTATTAGATGAACATGATGTTCCGAAATTGGACCACTTTTTTTATTCAGTATCAATCCCTGAGGGTGAAATAGACGTGGAAGTTTATGATGGCCTTTGGAATGTATACTTCAACCCCCCTGAATTGGAAGGAACGGGCAAGGTAACTGAAAAATCGGATGTATATTACTTTGGTGAGCTCCTTCTAGAGCTTTTAACTGGAGagaaatcatataatataactCGATTAGAAACTGATAAATATTCAAGCTTAATAGCATACATTCATACATGTGCTCAAGCTTGTTGCATAAATGAGATTGTGGATCCTGCAATCTATTCCGGGAAAGGAGATGTTAGTTTAAAGCAGCAATTACAAGCTGTGCTGGACCTTGCCTTGACATGTACAGAGGAGGATCCACAGAGAAGGCCGACTATGGTGGATGTGACCAAAGAACTCAGACGGATTGAGAG TATATAA
- the LOC126694350 gene encoding serine/threonine-protein kinase ZRK1-like isoform X1: MARFYIQAVRSWLRDHFFKKRKERKERESAFVENGSKLLEKLIASCNGRSIPIRNFSAQQLHLATNNYCEPHLEYWYKGSLEGRIVLVNRLSDAKILAYLTINDIVISAQMSGHSNVLKPIGCCLDTPCPILVYEFAANGILADRIYVSRVTELRHQPMVWERRLKIARQIAHAISYLHTAFERPVIHMYIHMRSILLDEPDVPKLSTFLFSVSIPEGETDVKGYQGFRKTRFCAPEFRRSGKVTEKTDVYYFGELLLELLTGEDSSNITRLKIDDGSILVQYIHNRAQGFCINEIVDPTILADGEGGASLQRQLQAVLDLALICTEKDPHRRPTMVDVTKQLRRIERFTEVGEELLGSLQNLKLHQRYEMLLWKIANDILLTEAQKKQKCEIETTCCPLCDIENETCLHLFKNCSVVKAAWFSSNWGFCIESLNVNNSFDLIKNIVVPPAHVLHEQVTKEQFVLMAAKIMDYIWRLRNRVMFQNEKVNFQAIPFEISRKLEEHASASLKRNASNDESQAVKEACEKPPEA; this comes from the exons ATGGCAAGGTTCTACATTCAAGCTGTGCGGAGTTGGTTGAgagatcatttttttaaaaaaagaaaggaaagaaaagaaagagagagtgcaTTTGTTGAAAATGGAAGCAAGTTATTAGAGAAGCTGATTGCCTCTTGCAATGGCAGGTCTATTCCCATCCGCAACTTCTCTGCTCAACAGCTCCACCTAGCAACCAACAACTACTGTGAACCTCATCTAGAATATTGGTACAAGGGCTCTCTTGAAGGACGAATTGTTCTCGTTAATCGACTTTCTGATGCTAAAATATTGGCCTATTTAACTATCAATGATATAGTGATTTCTGCACAGATGAGTGGTCACAGCAATGTATTAAAGCCCATAGGGTGTTGTCTTGACACTCCATGTCCCATTTTAGTGTATGAATTCGCTGCCAATGGTATCCTTGCAGATCGAATTTATGTCTCCCGTGTTACTGAACTACGACATCAGCCTATGGTGTGGGAGAGAAGGTTAAAGATTGCAAGGCAGATAGCTCATGCTATTTCCTATCTCCATACAGCCTTCGAAAGACCTGTCATCCACATGTATATACATATGCGCAGTATATTATTAGATGAACCTGATGTTCCCAAATTGTCcacctttcttttttctgtatCAATCCCTGAGGGTGAAACTGACGTGAAAGGTTATCAAGGCTTTCGGAAAACAAGGTTCTGCGCCCCTGAGTTTAGAAGATCAGGCAAGGTAACGGAGAAAACTGATGTATATTACTTTGGTGAGCTTCTTCTAGAACTTTTAACTGGAGAGGATTCTTCAAATATAACCCGATTGAAAATTGATGATGGTTCTATCTTAGTACAATACATTCATAACCGTGCTCAAGGTTTTTGCATAAACGAGATCGTGGATCCTACAATCTTGGCAGATGGGGAAGGAGGTGCTAGTTTACAGCGACAGTTACAAGCTGTGTTGGACCTTGCCTTGATATGTACAGAGAAAGACCCACATAGAAGGCCAACTATGGTAGATGTCACCAAACAACTCAGACGGATTGAGAG ATTCACAGAGGTGGGTGAAGAGCTTTTGGGGAGTTTGCAGAATTTAAAGCTTCATCAGCGTTATGAAATGTTACTATGGAAGATTGCAAATGATATCTTACTAACAGAAGCTCAAAAGAAGCAAAAATGTGAGATTGAAACTACTTGCTGTCCTTTGTGTGACATTGAAAACGAAACATGCCTACACTTATTCAAAAACTGTTCTGTAGTAAAAGCAGCTTGGTTTAGTTCAAACTGGGGATTTTGCATTGAATCTTTAAATGTTAATAACAGCTTTGATCTCATTAAGAATATAGTCGTTCCTCCAGCTCATGTGTTACACGAGCAGGTCACCAAGGAGCAGTTTGTTCTTATGGCAGCAAAAATTATGGATTACATTTGGAGGCTACGAAATCGAGTGATGTTCCAGAATGAAAAAGTAAATTTCCAAGCAATTCCTTTTGAAATTTCACGGAAGCTTGAAGAGCATGCTTCTGCATCATTGAAGAGGAATGCTTCTAATGATGAAAGCCAAGCAGTGAAAGAAGCCTGTGAAAAACCTCCGGAAGCTTAA